From the Chionomys nivalis chromosome 18, mChiNiv1.1, whole genome shotgun sequence genome, the window CAGCAGAAAGTTCTTAAACGGAGCTTCGGGTAGCCATTGTGCAAATGATTGACAAAAGCAATTTCCTTTCTTGCACAAAAATCTGAGTTGCCAAAACCAATAATCTCAGTAAATGCAGCACACCAAAGGTTCTATATGGCTTTCCTTTTAAAGCACTCCCAGATCTTTTCAGGTCTTTTGTTGCCCTTTTGTGTGAGAGTAatcctttaatccaaacactttgAAGTGAGGCTCCTAGCAGTGAAACACCAAGCATGTAACAGGTAGGctttaaaatgtttcaagtaGAAGGAATAGAGGGTATCAGAATTACCAGCTAATTCCTAGGTATCACGAATTAAGCTTCCATTTTCTTCAAAGGAAAGCCTCCGCATACATAAAAGCATGTGCTTGAAAAGAGCATCAAAAGATGTGTAGAAACTTAAATCATAAAAATTGGATTTTCTAATTAAACATGAATAGAAAACATTCATTGTGCTTAGAAAGTAAGTTTGCTTACTTACATCCACTTTCATTGCCTGCATATAAATTAATCAAAGTAAAGTTAAGCAATTGCTTGGCTAAGGGAATCAGATCCGACAAAATGAAGCTGAAGACAGTAGAGAAGTAGCCGCACTCTAAAGAAAGACACCCGTGTTCTGTCTCAGGATGATTCTCCGGGCCTAGGACTGTGTGATATAAATCAGAGAGGACGAAAAGAAGCTAGACACCGGTAAAAGGGAAGAGGAGATAGACAAGCCTTCATCCGAGATGGAAGTAGCATCTGCCCTACAGAAGGTTCGAGTTGTTCAAAAGGCAAAGAGTACTTGGTGACCTGGCCAGCTGCCCAAGCAACAGGGCAGCAGGCGCAGGGCCGCCTGGCTCTCCCGCGATGGACACAAATAAGCAGCGGACGATCGAGCTCCCGGGGAACCCGGCGTGGGACGAGACGCCCGCACCGGAGACGAGCGGCTCACCTACGCCCACCCGGCACCCCTCTCCACACGGCCACCCTCCCTGTCACAGGCGGGGCGCGCTCGGCCCGCTCCCGCGGCGGCAGAACCGAAGTGCGGCAGGCCGGGGCGCCCCCGAGGAGCCGGCACTGACAACGGCCGCACGCAAATGAGGGTTCTGGCCACGCGCGTCGTGATTCGGCGTTCGCGGCGGCGCCTTATGTAAATGAGCGGATTGTGAGCGCGCGCTCCTATTGGCCATGGCGCGAGGACGCGTGTGAGCCAATGAGCGCGTCAGGCGGACAATCGGGGCCGTGTCTATAAATGGAAGAGGCGGCGGCGCCGTGGTCCAGTTTCCTATTTGCGCGAGCGTGTGAGTTTGCGTCTTCCGTCATGTCTGGCCGCGGTAAGCAAGGAGGCAAGGCCCGCGCCAAGGCCAAGTCGCGGTCGTCCCGCGCCGGCCTGCAGTTCCCGGTGGGGCGCGTGCACCGGCTGCTGCGCAAGGGCAACTACGCGGAGCGCGTGGGTGCGGGCGCGCCCGTGTACATGGCGGCCGTGCTGGAGTACCTGACGGCCGAGATCCTGGAGCTGGCGGGCAACGCGGCCCGCGACAACAAGAAGACGCGCATCATCCCGCGTCACCTGCAGCTGGCCATCCGCAACGACGAGGAGCTCAACAAGCTGTTGGGCAAAGTGACGATCGCGCAGGGCGGCGTCCTGCCCAACATCCAGGCCGTGCTGCTGCCCAAGAAGACCGAGAGCCACCACAAGGCGAAGGGCAAGTGAGGCCGCTGCCCGCGCCGTGGCGGCTCGCGTCCCGGGGGCGCCCGCGAACTCAAAGGCTCTTTTCAGAGCCACCCACTCCTTCAGATTAAAGAGTTGTGTCACGGTAGCCGGTGTCGTGGCCTTTGGCGGCCCGTTCCCAAAGTATAGGATGTCGCGCGGGCCACTCGCTTTATGCGTCCACAGCGCCTTTCCCACTGTCCGAGGTCCCTCAGGTGGGCGACTGTGCGGTCGCTCTTGGTGGTCCTGGCCCGGGGTGGACACCGCACTGTTGCAAGCACTTGGCGCCATTTGTGGGTCCTACACATCCATCCTGCGAAACTCTTGTCCCGCGCGCTGCTTCCCGCCCCAGTCTCCCGAAcgcttcctgcccctcccccggGCTTGGGACTCAACCCCGACGTCGAGCCCAGGGCAGGCGCAAAGCACAACTAGCCCCGCTGTCTCCCGATGCCCCGGCAAAGTCTAGAAGGGGACGTCTCGGGACGACGGGGCGCGGCCAACTCTCGGGATCGCGAGGGGGCGATCACTGGGCGACACTGGATATTATTAGCTCTGTGACCGGACGGCGGGAGGGCGGGCGGGTGAGCTCGCGCGCCTCTCTGGAAGAGACGTGTAGACTTGGGATCTGGAACTACCAGAGGTGTCCCCCTGTCCCCTCGGGGAGCGTTGGCGAGTCAGCTGGCCGCAGGGCTGGACAAGGGGCAGCAGGGCGACCAGGGGGCGGGGCAGCCCCAGCCAATGGGCCGGCCCGGGGCCGGTGACGCCACGGCCAATGGCCCGGCAGCGCGGGACTTTCAAGTCGCTGTCTCCGCCCCGCCGCGGGGAAGACTGCGCTTATAAAGTCGGCCGGCTCGGTCCCCGCTTCAGGTCCCCGCGCTCCTCGTCTCGGCGTGTCCCGTCTCCGCCATGGCCCGCACGAAGCAGACCGCCCGCAAGTCCACCGGCGGCAAGGCCCCGCGCAAGCAGCTGGCCACCAAGGCTGCCCGCAAGAGCGCGCCGGCCACGGGCGGCGTGAAGAAGCCGCACCGCTACCGGCCCGGCACCGTGGCGCTGCGCGAGATCCGGCGCTACCAGAAGTCGACCGAGCTGCTGATCCGCAAGCTGCCGTTCCAGCGCCTGGTGCGTGAGATCGCGCAGGACTTCAAGACCGACCTGCGCTTCCAGAGCTCGGCCGTCATGGCGCTGCAGGAGGCGAGCGAGGCCTACCTGGTGGGGCTGTTCGAGGACACGAACCTGTGCGCCATCCACGCCAAGCGCGTCACCATCATGCCCAAGGACATCCAGCTGGCCCGCCGCATCCGCGGGGAGCGGGCCTGAGCTCCACGCGTCGGTTCCATCTCACCAAAGGCTCTTTTCAGAGCCACCACGTGCGCCCGAAGGAGCTGTTCGCCTCCCTGTCCTTGTCTCCTAAGGTCATGGGGAGAGGTCGGTTTTGGGGTGGTTGCGGAGCATCTATGGGTGGTCTTTAATTTTCTCAGTTGTTGCACTTGTGGCCCTTTAAGGGTTCTTTGCAGGAGGTTTCCCAGAACAGCTATTGAAGTAACCCAGTAGCATGTTCTTGGAACAAATACTTTCCGTCTTGAAAAAGATTTGCTTTGGGGATCATGTCATAGCATAGTTTTACTACTTAGGTTTTCCTTTAAACCTAAAccattgctgggcggtggtggcgcatgcctttaatcccagcactcgggaggcagaggcaggtggatctctgagttcgagaccagcctggtctacaagagctagttccaggacaggcttcaaaaccacagagaaaccctgtctcgaggaaaaaaaacaaaacaaaaaaaacctaaaccaTTAACTCATTTCAGGTGGACATTGGTTTCAGGTTTAATTATTAGGATGATGAGATACAGGCGTTTAGTGTAGAGGGAAACAGTACAAGGCTGACCACTCACTACAAagaactctgccttcttccaccTTAGTGTTCCTTTCGTCCGTGCTCCACCTTGAGCGGCACACATCAGAATTTCTAAGTCCTTCCATGTTTCCAGATCATACCATATTGCCTCTCAAGCCTGTTCCGTTTCAGGTGCCTACACTCCTGATAGAtagccttcctttctccctctcatctATTAGAAGTTCCTTGTCCTTTGTCCAAAACTTGCAATCACCAAATTCTTAGGCATGTTTTAAGTGGCGTCATCACTATTCATCTGTCCGGGACCCGTGCCTTAACTGACCCCTCAGTAGCCCTGGTCCAAGCAGCTTACACATTCAGGACGGCCTCTCTTTCTCCGCCGCCCGGTAAGTTAGGAGGAGCTgcatctacatttttaaatttagatttatgagtgttttgtccacatacttgtatgtgtgcacatgtaccgTGAGCCTTCCTGATGCTTGAGGAGTTCAAAAGAGGCTgatggatcccttggaactagcatagacaccatgtgggtgctgggaactgaatcagggtcctctggaagagcagccagtgctcttaactgctgagccattttttcaGCCACATaactttataactttttttttaagatttattatgtatacagtgttctgtctgcatgcatatctgcaggcgagaagagggcacctgatctcactacagatggttgtgagccatcatgtggttgctgggaattgaactcagttcctctagAAAAGAAaccagctcttaaccactgagccatcgctccagccccatcccaccccaccctttcccaccccaccctgcagtaactattttgttgtttgttttgattttagaaacagtttctctctgtagtcttggctgtcctggaacttgctctgtagaccaggctggccttgaactcatagaggtcccGTGCCTCTGCCTGGACTACTGGGATTAACAGTgggccgccaccacctggctacagGAACTATTTTTTATTCCACATCTATTTCCTAGGGTTTTCTGTTGCTTCCTAGGCTTATTCTTTGGCTGAACAAATGTGTTCTGGCCTCATGCAGCACCTGCAAGCACAGTATCTTCATGCTCTGTTTCTTCTGTTCAAGACGCCCTCCTTTGGCAAGCTCATCTTCAAGATCCGTCCCCCACacatcttctcttctctttgggtcttcctctttttctccactCTAATATTGCCTCTCTTTCTCTACCCTCAACCTGGGACCAGCAATATTCCTCACGGAATAACACCAGGCAGTGTCTGGGACACCACAGGAAAGGGTTACTGATGGACCTGATTTGCCTGATCCATCTTTGCTTTATGCAGTGGCATTGGATGGGCTCAAGGGGCCAGGGTTCTTGGAGTTAAGAGCAGCTCTGTCTGGgctggaattctgggaagatcTTTTAAGATCCTTGAAGCAGGTCCCGAATCAAGGGAGCAGAAAACTTCTCATAAGCAATGTCTGAGAAGCCCTAGGTGCCCTCCTCCCCAAAGTGACCTCATTTCTAGCTTTAGCTTGTTTCCAGGTAGAATAATTAAGCTGTACCCCCACTAGTTCACCTCCATGAACACTATTTGAAGGCTGATGACCAAAGGTAAGGCCTCCTAAGGATTGGGTCCTACTGAGAATTCTTTGGGATGTCAGGATGGGACCTCCCAAAAGTACCAGCAAAGActggcagggaggaaggaagatggacaggagagagagatggagtagGAACCTTGTTacagactgaagagatggctgggTGGTTAAGAtcacactgtctgctcttccagaggatccgggttcaatttccagcgcTCAAatagcggctcacaactgtctgtaactcctggttcaggggatccaacaccctcacacagacacacacacatgcaggcaaaacaacatacccaccccccccaaaaaaaaaatccttgttgcTATGAGTTGGGACTTAAGGCCCATGGGAAGGTAGGACCAAACTccagactttttgtttttttttttaattatttattatgtatacagtgttctgcctgtacaAATGCCTGtagtacagaagagggcaccagatctcattccagatggttgtgagggaATTGATCTGAGCACCATgaagaagcagccagtgctctaaacccacggtaagccatctctccagcccctcagactCCAGACTCTTAACTGGAGAAGGACCACAAGAAAAGATGTGGGTCTTCATTTCTTTGTCCCGAATAGACTTGTATCCATATTGCTTTCTGTTAAGAATAAAGATAATTTAGTTTGCACAAAATGCTCAAAACAAAGGCTCTCATGTGGTAATTGTTAGGTCCAACATGGGCCCCCCAGAATGGCAGTGTCGGTGACAATATCCTAAACCGAAGGACTTTGGCCGGGTAAACAGAGGATTGTTACCGGGTAAGCAGGTTTGTTGGCCAGGAACCTCCCTTAAACTGCCAAGAGCCTCCCTTAATCCATCGCAAAGGCCAACTACCTCAGGCAAAGGCATCTAGTTCCCAATTAATCCAAACAGCTTGTTGAAGCTTTAATCTAACTGTTTCTTTCCTGCACCCAGAAGGGgcaagagcctgtctctgccctgccttatcacttcctctctacgttcccagtgctaggattaaaggtacagtcaccactgcctggcctccaaGGTTAACTATTCCTGGCTCCACCCTCCCATCTCCAGGCAAGCCTGATTTGtcagagcacaaacaaaacatcacccaACAGTTTGTAACGGCTGAGAGACCCCACCCTGCTAACCATCATAAAGTCTGCTTTTCCACCATTTTGCTCTCCTCTCTGTCCACCCGGCAAGAGATAGTCTTATCGTTTGACCCCGAATAAACCTTTCTACCCATGGAGTGATTCAGTGTGGCGGTCTCCCTGTATCCTTGATTCCAGTAATGGGCACTAATGGCATCGTTAACATTAATGACATCAGGATTGTATTACTAACTCTTCTTGTTGCTCTGAGAAATGCCCAACAGAAGCAATTCAAGTGAAGATGGAGTTCTTTTGGTTAAGAGGGCACAGGGAAGTCAGTTGTGACATACAaagccttaatcctagcactctggaggctaaggcagggggacccctgagtttgaggccagtctgatttacatagtgaattcaaggacagccagggctacacagaactatatctcaaaaccaaaatcaaacagtGCCCAGAAGGGGTGTGGTGAAGGGCTGGCAGTGAGGGTGATGGCCATTGACCACACTGCAGCAATGGTGAAGCAGCAGTTAGCTTCCCATGCTCTGCTCACTGGTCTAGCCTGGGACCCCGGGCCACTGGACATACTGCTGACATTTGGAAGTGGGCTTCCTCCTCAGGAATCTCCCTGACGAATCATGGTGTCTCCTAGCTTGTTTGAATTCCAGTCAGCTTGACAATAAAGACTAACCACCCACCATAAGCATCATTGTAAATCTTGATTATGAttgtcatggaaaaaaaaataccaaaacagtTTCTGGATAATTTGAAGTATATGACCAGTTTGTGCTCTAGACACGTCTGTGGTCCTGAGTGCTCTACAACTGGCTTTCCCTAAACTCATTTGGTTTCCCAGGGCTTCGAGAGGAAAAGACTGTTTCATTCCTGCTGAGACAGAAACTGTGCCTCTGTAGCCCGTGGAGCCAGGGGCttgtgttttgtcttctttttgtactgatttgttgtttttactctttgactctcttggcttttttttggggggggggcaccacataagtcccaaataaatcacacacggagacttattcttacttatttgttatggtttaagtaaaaatgctgcaggtccccaagtggtagcagtgggcagcgggccatGAGACCACGCCACAGGTCCCCTAAGTGGCTAGGTGCTTGATGCTGTCCTGGTAGCATGTGGGGCTAAGGCAGCCATCATGCAAGATAGCCActacttcttgttttgttttgtgtttttgttttgagacagggtttctctgtagctttggaacctgtcctggaactagctcttgtagaccaggctggccttgaactcacagatatccacttgcctctgcctgcctggtgctgggattaaaggtgtgcgccaccacctggctgccaCTACTTCTTAATACAAGCTTACATAGTTTAAGGAACCAGAAATTCTGTTCCTGGATGGTTATCCTAAAGAAATTCTCGTGCAAGTTTATCAGAAGACACACTAAAGGTGCAGAGATGCTAGATAGAGACAGTGTGGGGTAATTCTCACCAAGAGAAAGGACACATAAAATATTCACCCTGTCTTCCATCTGGGttgcaatattaaaatatttcggactagactgggcggtggtggcgcacgcctttaatcccagcacttgggaggcagaggcaggcggatctctgtgagtttgagaccagcctggtctacgagacctagttccaggataggctccaaagccacagagaaaccctgtctcaaaaaagcaaaaaaaaaaaaaaaaaaaatttcggACTAGATAGTTCATGACAGTTCTGTAAGCTGGGAGGCCCAGGTGCTGGCAGACTTGGGTCTGGGGAGGGTCTTTCCCAGAGGTGGTCCTTTAAATGCATCCAGGACATGGTGGGAGGGGGAAGAGTTCACTGGCTAATCCCATTGGCGAGGGCTCTGCTCTCATGACCTGTCTCCTGTGCTGTCTAGGTtttgtgccaacttgacacaagctagggccatctaggaagaaggaatcttaattgagaTAATGCTTCCATtgtattggcctgtaggcaagtctgtagcaTGTTTTCTTGATTACCGATTTATTTGGAGGACCCAATCAGTAGTAGGTaatgccatccctaggctggtggtcctggttatAAGAATGCAGGTTGAAAAATCCTCGGGAAGGGAGTAAGTTTTCATGGCTTttgcttaagttcctgcctccagatacCTGTCCGATTTGAATCCTGCCCTGATTTTCctggataaaaacaaacaacaacagttCCAGGCCGAATGTAGTTGTAATCCCCAGTTCTCTGGAAgccaaagcaggaggattacaaacTCAAGACAAGCGTGGACCACATCGGCAAGCTGGACCACCTTATGGAGGGGAACAGGAAATTGGTGGAATGAGATCAAcattaaaaacaatgttttaattttaaaaattctttttatgccgggcggtggtggcgcacgcctttaatcccagcactcgggaggcagaggcaggcggatctctgtgagttcgagaccagcctggtctataagagctagttccaggacaggctccaaaaccacagagaaaccctgtctcgaaaaacaaaaacaaaaacaaaaacaaaaaaattctttttatataaatttaaagtataaaccgggtggcgcatgcctttaatcccagcacttgggaggtagaggcaggaggatctctgtgaatttgaggtcagcctggtctacagagcttgttccaggacagccagaggttttagacagagaaaccctctctggaaaacaaaaacaataacagcaaaaaaacTTATAAGTGAAAGAGGTTGTGGATGGAACCAGAAGGAACTCCTGAGGCAGGAGGCCCAATCTCAGGCTTCGGGATGACAGCAGATTGGGCGGGGGAGGGGAAAACAGCCACAGAACCTCTTCACTCTGAAGCATGTAGAAACTCATAGcatgaggggaagggaggaaagcgGCTTGGgatagttagggttcctattgctatgatgaaacaccatgatcaaaagtatcttggggaggagagggtttgttgTACATATTACTTCCATGTAACAGCTAATCACTGAAAGCAAGGAAGGTAGAAACTCAACAGGGCAGGGACCTAGAGA encodes:
- the LOC130889743 gene encoding histone H2A type 2-A, whose protein sequence is MEEAAAPWSSFLFARACEFASSVMSGRGKQGGKARAKAKSRSSRAGLQFPVGRVHRLLRKGNYAERVGAGAPVYMAAVLEYLTAEILELAGNAARDNKKTRIIPRHLQLAIRNDEELNKLLGKVTIAQGGVLPNIQAVLLPKKTESHHKAKGK